In Deltaproteobacteria bacterium, a genomic segment contains:
- a CDS encoding polysaccharide biosynthesis protein, with amino-acid sequence MPNYLKSLNYYIILILDLILLTAAYVGANLIRFEWSIPPGFIEKLPVLLFIIFCKLVIFHFFKLYEGMWRYTSIVDLLNIVKASILSILVIMTSMLLLQEFKGLSRSVFLLDGLLTLFFIGGSRVAIRLYFSSSFVTPMLPFQAKNNQESKRVLLVGAGDAGEKVLREILDNPRHKTKVVGFVDDSPRKIGQMIHGVGVLGTVDDLSTVAKKEKVDEILIALPSATGQQMRRVVEICKAPRLPFKTLPGMGEMIDGKVSLKTIRDVSYGDLLRRPEVSIETKHVSDYLNGKTVLVTGAGGSIGSELCRQICRFNPVNMILVDAVEENLFHLEMELKQEYEYLKFKIFLGNILNQNLVRKIFQDTCPNVVFHAAAYKHVPLVELNPWEGVLNNLIGTRNIVDLSIENRVERFILVSTDKAVRPVNIMGATKRIAELLIQSQDHAKTRCVAVRFGNVVGSSGSVIPLFRKQIEKGGPVTVTHPEMCRYFMTIPEAAQLILQAASMGQGGEIFILDMGTPIKVVDLAKDLIRLSGFEPDRDIEIKFIGPRPGEKLCEELITEGEGIIRTEHDQIMVLNGNAVPKKKLRKQIDELISVADKFDAKAIRMKLQEILPEYTYHQDDNAL; translated from the coding sequence CCGATTCGAGTGGAGTATTCCGCCTGGTTTTATTGAGAAGCTCCCGGTCCTTCTATTTATCATCTTCTGTAAGTTGGTGATTTTTCATTTTTTTAAACTATACGAGGGGATGTGGCGCTATACCAGCATTGTTGACTTGCTCAATATCGTCAAGGCCTCTATCCTTTCTATACTGGTCATAATGACTTCCATGTTGTTGCTCCAGGAATTCAAAGGACTTTCCCGCTCCGTTTTTTTACTGGATGGCCTCTTAACCCTCTTTTTTATTGGCGGCTCTCGAGTAGCAATCCGACTTTATTTTTCTTCTTCCTTTGTCACGCCCATGCTGCCTTTTCAGGCGAAAAACAACCAGGAAAGTAAGCGCGTTCTTTTAGTTGGCGCTGGCGACGCTGGCGAGAAGGTCTTAAGGGAAATTCTGGATAACCCCCGTCATAAAACAAAGGTCGTTGGGTTTGTTGATGATTCACCAAGGAAAATTGGTCAGATGATTCATGGGGTGGGCGTGTTAGGCACGGTAGATGATCTTTCAACGGTCGCTAAAAAGGAAAAAGTTGATGAAATCTTGATTGCGCTCCCTTCTGCAACCGGGCAACAGATGCGTAGAGTAGTTGAGATATGTAAGGCCCCACGACTGCCTTTTAAGACTCTACCAGGAATGGGCGAGATGATAGATGGCAAAGTATCGCTGAAGACTATACGTGATGTCTCTTATGGTGACTTACTGCGGCGGCCTGAGGTCAGTATAGAAACTAAACATGTATCTGATTATCTCAACGGGAAGACCGTTCTGGTCACCGGTGCAGGCGGCTCTATCGGCTCTGAACTCTGTCGTCAGATCTGCCGGTTCAATCCTGTCAACATGATCCTGGTAGACGCGGTTGAAGAAAATCTTTTTCACCTGGAGATGGAATTGAAGCAGGAATATGAGTATCTGAAATTTAAGATTTTCCTAGGTAATATTCTGAATCAGAATTTGGTGCGGAAGATCTTTCAAGATACTTGCCCGAACGTAGTTTTTCACGCTGCGGCCTATAAGCATGTCCCCCTGGTTGAATTAAACCCCTGGGAAGGGGTGCTTAATAACCTGATCGGCACGCGTAATATAGTTGATTTATCAATTGAAAACAGGGTCGAACGTTTCATCCTCGTCTCAACTGACAAGGCCGTTCGCCCTGTAAACATAATGGGAGCAACCAAGCGGATAGCTGAGTTGTTGATTCAATCCCAGGACCACGCCAAGACACGCTGTGTTGCAGTGCGTTTTGGAAATGTGGTTGGAAGCTCTGGCAGTGTAATCCCTCTTTTTAGAAAGCAAATTGAAAAAGGTGGACCAGTCACTGTGACCCACCCGGAAATGTGCCGGTACTTCATGACCATCCCAGAGGCAGCGCAACTTATCTTACAGGCTGCTTCTATGGGCCAAGGAGGTGAAATCTTTATCCTTGATATGGGAACTCCCATCAAGGTTGTTGATCTGGCAAAAGACTTGATACGACTTTCTGGATTTGAACCAGATCGAGATATCGAGATTAAATTTATCGGACCAAGACCTGGAGAAAAGCTGTGCGAAGAGCTGATTACTGAAGGCGAAGGGATCATCCGGACCGAACATGATCAAATTATGGTCCTCAATGGCAACGCTGTTCCTAAAAAGAAGCTGCGTAAACAGATTGATGAGCTAATAAGTGTGGCTGATAAGTTCGATGCAAAAGCCATCAGGATGAAGCTTCAAGAAATCCTCCCCGAATATACCTACCATCAAGACGACAACGCACTCTAA